TATAGTATCACCTGGGGTTGCTTTTGATAAAGAAGGAGGAAGAGTAGGGTACGGTGGAGGATTTTATGATAGGTTTATAGGAAGTCTTTCTAAGGAGATACCAGTAATAGCTTTAGCATATAAATTTCAAATTTTAGATAAAGTAATCTTAGAAGATACTGATAAAAAAGTTGATGAAATCTTGATTAATGATTAGTAAAATTATCAATAATATAATCTAATAATAAATAAAACATATAAATATGCATTAAATAAGTAAAATAGTTTAGTTTAAATATTCAAAAAACTTATAAAATGATATATAATATGATTTAGGTACTACCTTGGGATAAGCCCATTTGTTTATAATAATGGACTTTAAGTACTTTACAACAACTTAGGGTAATAAATTATGGAAAGGTAGGTGTATACCTGAATGGATTATTTATAATTTACATATGTAATCTGTGTCAGGGAGTATATGAATATTAAAGAAAGAGTTCAAGAATTAAGAAAGTTAATGCAAGAGAAGGGAATACAAGCATATGTTATTCCTAGTTCAGATGCTCACCAAAGTGAGTATGTAGCGCCTCATTGGAAAGGTAGGGAATGGATTTCAGGATTTACAGGGTCAGCTGGTACAGTAGTAGTTACATTAGATGATGCTGGTCTTTGGACTGATGGAAGATATTTCATACAAGCTGAAAAACAATTAGAGGGTTCAGGAATTAAACTTTTCAAAATGGGACAACCTTCAGTTCCAACAATTAAAGAATGGTTGAAATCAGTTTTAAAAGACAATGATACTATTGGATTTGATGGAAAAACGGTTTCTAGGACTTTTGCAGAAGAATTAGAAAGTACTCTATATAAGAAAAATATTAAATTTAATCTTCAATGGGATTTATTAGGTACACTATGGAATGATAGACCCTCTATTCCTGAAGATAAGATTTTTACTTTAGATGTTAAGTATGCTGGCCTTAGCAGAACTGAAAAGATAAATAATGTTAGAGAAGAAATGAAAAAACTAGAAGGAAATAACTTCTTACTATCTTCTTTAGATGATATAGCATGGTTATTTAATATAAGAGGTAATGATGTTCCTTGTAATCCAGTTATTATTTCATATGCTTTAATTTCTTTAGATGAGGCTATTTTATTTGTAAATGGAAAGAAAGTTCCAGAAAACGTTAGAAAAGAATTAGAATGTGATGGAATACTTATCAAAGAATATGAAGAAGTTGAGAATTATCTAAATAGATTAAAGAGTGGAGATTCTGTAATATATGATCCTACTAAAACAAATATGTGGTTATTTAATTCGATTAAGGAAGAAGCAGGAAAAGTAGAAGCCCAAAATATAACAACTAAAATGAAAGGAATAAAGAGTGAAGTTGAACTTGAAAATATGAGAATAGCGCATATTAAAGATGGTGTTGCTATGGTTAAATTCTTATATTGGTTAGATAATAATTTAGGAAAAGAAAGAATCACTGAGATTTCTGCAACTAATAAGTTAGAAGAGTTCAGAAAAGAAGGGGAAGACTTTAAAGGCATAAGCTTTGGTACTATAGCAGGATATAAAGAACATGCAGCTATGATGCACTATAGTGCAACAGAAGATAGCGACTACGAACTTGAAAAGAGGGGAATGTTCCTTGTAGACTCAGGCGGACAATATTTAGAAGGAACAACAGATATAACAAGAACTATGGTTTTAGGCGAGCTTACACAGGAAGAAAAAAGAGACTTTACTCTAGTTCTTAAAGGTGTAATTAACCTAAGCATGGCAAAATTCTTATATGGTGTAACAGGAACTAACCTAGATGTTTTAGCAAGAAGACCATTATGGGAGTATGGAATTGACTATAAATGTGGTACAGGCCATGGAGTAGGATTTTTCTTAAATGTCCATGAAGGACCTCATGCTATAAGAGTTAATCACGTACCTACAGTGTTTGAAGAGGGTATGGTTGTAACTAATGAACCTGGTGTTTATAAAGAAGGTAAACATGGTATTAGATTAGAAAACATTCTAGTAGTTAAAAAAGATGAGAGTACAGAATCAGGACAATTTATGAAGTTTGAAACTATTACTTTTTGTCCAATGCATTTAGATGGAGTAGTAGTTGAGTTATTAAGTCCAGAGGAAAGAACTTGGCTAAATAACTATCATGCAGAAGTTTATGAAAAGTTAAGTCCTTATTTAGATGAAGAACATAGAGCTTGGTTAAAATACCAAACAAGAGCAATATAATTAAAGTTATTAAAAAATAAATAGATTTATTATATAAATATTTTCTATAAAAAGAGCACTAGATTTTATATTCTTATAATAGTATAAGTTTATAAAATAAGTGCTCTTTATTTTACTTATAATTAAGTAAAGTGTTAAACTTATTAAGTTTTGAAAGTGCTCTTTGTTTAATTAGAGAAATTAAGGATTCATCTGAAGAGGTTATAAGATCCTCATCACATAAAACTGAGAGACAATCTTCTATGGTATCCACTGGATAAATATGAAAAAGTCCATCCTTAATAGCTTGTAATACTTCATCTTTTAATATTAAATCTTCTACATTAAGTTTTGGAATTATGACTCCATTGGAACCATTCATTTTATTAAGATTACAAATATCAAAGAATCCTTCTATTTTTTCATTTACACCACCAATAGGTTGGACTTCTCCCTTTTGGTTTATAGAACCAGTGATTGCAATGTTTTGTTTTATAGGTATATTTGAAAGAGAAGATAGAAGGGCTATTAGTTCTGCGCAAGAGGCACTGTCACCTTCAATACCAGAATATAATTGTTCAAAAACTATACTAGCATTAAAGGACAAATGAGTATCACCACCGAGCATTTTACCTATGAATCCTGAGAGAATCATTACACTTTTATTATAGATATTTCCGCTCATTTTAGCTTCTCTTTCAATATTTATTATTCCTTTACGTCCAGCATAGGTTGTCGCAGTTATTTTATGTGCCATTCCAATTTCTATATCACCTAAATTAATTACACATAAACCGTTTATTTCCCCAACCAAACTTCCTTTAGTATTTAATAGATATCTATTCTCTTTATACATTTTTAATATTTTATATTTTGTTATACTATGCATTTCTATATTTTCTTTTAAAGCTTCTATAATGTGTTTTTTTTCTATGATTTCTTTTTTATCTTTCTTTGCAAAGAAATTTGCAATATCTATAATATCTAGAAGTTTTCCAATAGAAGATGTAATATAATTTTTATTTTCAGCAAGTCTCGCTCCATAGGTTAAGAGTTCTATTATTCCACTCTTCTCTATATGGTGAAAGTCATTTGCATCTACATAGTTATTTATATAACCAAGAATTTCATAAATGTTTTTCTCATTATTCTCAAGTTCACTATCAAATTCTGCTTTAATCTTAAATAGTTTTTCAAAATCTTCATCATGATTCAGTAATATAGAGTATAAAAGTTCACTACCGATTATAATGATCTTTAGATTAAGGGGGATTTCCTCAGTTTTTAGGCTTACTATAGGCAAAATTTCAAGGCTTCCTCGAGTATTCTCTATAGTTATCTTTTCATTTTTTAAAACCCTTTTTAAATATTCATAAGAATCAAGGTTATTTAATAGGTCTTGGGCATTTATTATTAGAAATCCTCCATTAGCTCTATGAATATTTCCTGCCTTAATATGGGTAAAGTCTGTAACTAAGTTTCCCATTTTATTTTCATATTCAATTTTTCCAAATAGACTATGATAATCACAAGAATCTTCAAAGATTACAGGGGCTCCATTTAGAGGATTATTACTTACTAAAACATTTACTTCATATCTTTTTAGTACACTATGGTCTAGAATATTTTCTAATAGTCTAGCATTATCAGATTCTTTATCAATAAAAACCTTTTCTAGATTATCTTCTAAAAACTCTTGTATGTTTTCTATTAAATCATCTTTAACATGATCTAAATATTGTAAGACCTTTTTATTTTTACTATATTTATCTTTAAGTATATTAAATTTTTTACCTAACAGTTTCTCAGCCATTTTATTATCTAATTTTAAGATTTCATTTTCCATGTTTCTTTCTAGGATTTTAGTTTGTTTTATAGTGTCTATAGATATAAGTCTTAGCTCAGCGGCATTGTTACTAATATTATTTTTTTCTTCATTATTTAGTTTATTATACTCTTCATTTACTAGTTCTTTACCATCCTTTATAGGAACGAATACAAATCCTTCTTCTGAGTCTTCTTTTATCAACAGATCCATATTTCTAGCTATAGAGTTTAGTTTATCTGTAATATCTAGTATTTGTTTTTCGTATTTACTTATAATATTGTTTTTATCCTGTTCATAGGTATTAGAACTAAAACAAATAGGAGCTTCTCTATAAAGGTAATCTATAAGATTTTCCATACCCAATTTAAATTGCTTTCCTTCTCCAGAAGGAAAAGAAAGAGCAGATGGTGTGTTTTCGTCCTCGAAATTAAATACATAACACCAATCTAAAGGAGATTTTATGGTTTTAGCATAATTCTCTATTTTGTTTATTATATAGCTAGTCTTACCTGTACCACTATGACCAGATATATATATATTGTATTCTTTTTTATTTATCTGTAGGCCCATATCCAAAGATCTTTCGGCCTGTTCTTGACCAATGATACCCCTAAAAGGAGGTATTTCTTTAGTAATTTTAAAATCTGGAATTTTAAAATTTATTATTAAATTCTTATAGGATATTTCTTTAATAGAATTATTCATTTTGTAGTCCTCCCTTAATAAAAAAGCACATAATATTATATCATATATACAATTTATTATATTAAGTTCCTTTTTTTAGTGATATAATAAATTAGATATATAAAAACATATACTAATTATTAATTTTAATATACAAATATAGGGGGCATGGATATTGGAAATCAGAAAAAGATTACCACTTACTATTATTTTATTAATTATAACGCCATTAATGCTTCTTGCAGTAATATCCTATAAGAATTTTTCCAAGGCACTTACTAAAAGTAGTATAGACACCATAGACAAGGTAACGGATATTGCAAGTAAACAGTTAGAGGATCTAATAGTAGCTCAAAAATTAGAGACTAAAAACATAGCAGACAGGGAAAGAGTGAAATCTGTTTTCACTGAAAATAACAATGAAATTAATATGAGACATGTTACTTATATTTTTAAAAATGCTAAATCACTTTCGAAAGATATAATAGATACTGTACTTTTTGATAAAAATGGAGTAGTAATTATTAATAGTAACAAAGAAAATAATAATGAACTACAATCCTTTATTAAATCTAATAAAGAAATGTTAAAAAAAGATATGGTTATTACTGACACTAATCTTACGGGTAAGGTAAGAAAAAATTCATATATTATATCGCAGCCTGTAAAGGATAGAAAAGGTAATGTATATGGTTGTATAGCTAATATATATAATTATAATAGTATGTATAACGTTATAAAAGATGCAAAAGTAGGAGAGAGTAGTCATATAACTTTAGTACATAAAAATGGACAAATTTTAGGTAGTACAAATGATAAAAAAGATACACTGATGAAAAATGGAGATATTACTAATATAAAAGGCATTGAACATAAAATTAAAGAAATTAAGAAAAATGATAGTGAAGTAATTGGATATAGGGCAATTAAGGATAATGGTTTAGTATTAATATTAGGTCAAAGTTTAAGTGAAATAAATAGACCTGCTAGGAAAATTATGATTATTATTTTTATTTTAATGATAATATTTACTTTATTGGGTATGTTCTTAGCGGTAGGGTGTTCAAGAGTTATTACAGATCCTATAAGTGATCTTATGAATACTATGGAACTTGCGACAGTGGACAACTTTAATATAATGTCAACTTATAAAGGAAATAATGAAATAGGTAGGCTTTCCTCTAGTTTTAATAGCATGATTAAAAAATTAAAGGATAGCTATGAAGAGCTTACAAGAGTATATGGAAAGCTAAGTGTTACGGAGGAAGAACTAAGGGCTAAATATATTCAGCTAAAGGAAAATGAAAGAAATTTAAAGGTTATGGAAGAAAAATACAGATTTGCAGTAGACGGATCTAATGATGCTATATGGGAATATAATATTAATAATGGTGATATGTTTTTCTCTAGTAAGTGGAAAGAAATAGTATTAAAGGAAATAGTATTTGCAGAGACGTTTCCTGTTATACTAGAACAAATAGTTTTCAAAGAAGATTTAAAGGCTGCTATAGAAAATTATAATCAATGTATAAATAATGATGGTATTTCTTTTAATCAAGAGTTTAGGTCAAAAGAAAAGAAGGATAGATGGATTTTAATTAGAGGAACTATTCAGAAAGATGAGAAAGGTAACCCAATTAAAATATCTGGTACAGCTACAGATATTACTTATAGAAAAAGGGACGAAGAGAGAATAAAGTTTTTAGCATATTATGATACCTTAACTAATATTCCTAATAGAGCTTATTTCTTAGATAATATAGATAAAATACTTAGTGATACTATAAAGGCTAAAGGTCAAGGAGCCATGCTTTTCATAGGTCTAGATAACTTTAAAAAAATTAATGATAATCTTGGTCACAGTGTAGGAGATATATTGCTAAAAAAGATTTCCAAGAGTCTGAAGACTATAGTAAGGAACAAAGGAACAGTTTGTAGATATGGTGGAGATGAATTTTTAATAATATTAAATAGCATTATGAATAAAGAGGATGTAAAAATATTTTCTCAGGAAATTTTAGATACTTTAAATGGAAAATTCTTAGTGGGTAATAGGTATATTTACTTTTCTGTAAGTGTGGGTGTGGCATTATTCCCAGCAGATGGTCTTAAAGGAACTATTCTTTTAAAGAATGCAGATACAGCAATGCATAGGGCAAAAGAATTAGGGAAAAATAGATGTGAATTTTATGATGTTTTAATGAGCATAGAACTTAAGAGAAAATCTACTATTGAGCATATGCTGAGAGAGGCTTTGAAAAATAATGGATTTATTATACATTATCAACCTAAAGTGCATTTCAAAACTGGTGAGATTCATGGATTTGAAGCATTGTTAAGGCTTAAGGATAATGAAGAAGGAATGATTTCGCCTAAGGAATTTATACCTATAGCCGAGGAAACAGGGCTTATTATACCTATGGGATATTGGGTTATTAGTGAAATATGTAAACAAAATAAGTTATGGAGAGATAAAGGACTAAGTTATGAAAAGATTTCCGTAAATATATCTCCTAAGCAATTAGAGCATAAAAGATTTCTTAGTAATGTTAGGGATATAATAAATAATTCAGGTGTAGCTCCTAAAGATCTAGACTTTGAAATTACAGAAAATATATTAGTAGAGGAAAAAGAGATTAAAATAAGCATATTAAAAGAAATTCAGAATATGGGTATAAGTATTTCACTAGATGATTTTGGCACGGGTTATTGTTCTTTAAACTATCTTAAAACTTTTCCTGTTAACACTATAAAGATTGATAAGAGTTTTATAGATGATATATGCATAGATAAGATAAAAGAGTATATCATAGACGGGGTAATAGTAGTTGCAAAGAATATGAATTTAGATATAGTTGTAGAGGGGGTTGAGACTAAAGATCAATATGAAATTCTAAAGAAAAAATCCTGCGATTTGGTTCAAGGTTACTTATTTAGCAAACCTATACCTAATTATGTTGCAGAGGAGTATTTATACAATGGTATATACATTGCAGAGTAATAAAATTAAGTTATACTAGTATAAAAATAATCATAAGAATAAAAAATGTAAGTTACATAGATATTTATACATATTAAATATAAATTACATAGATACTTATAAATGTAGATAGCAGAGTAGAAGTTACTCTGCTATCTTAATAAATATATTATTTTTTATAAAACTCTCTAATTTTTTTACAAACAAAATCTACTTCATCTTCAGTGATTTCTGGATAAATAGGAAGAGCTAGAATGTTCTCACAAGTTCTTTCAGCTACAGGGAAATCACCTTTCTTATATCCTAGATACTCAAAACATTTTTGTAGATGTAATGGTTTTGGATAGTATATACTAAATTGAACTTCATTTTGTTTTAGGTATTCAGCTAGTTCATCACGTTTTTCTGCTAATATATTAAATACATAATAAACAGGTTTTTGATCACCTTTAATTACTGGTAATGTAACTTCGGGGATATCCTTTAATCTATCTATATACCATGATGCTATTACTTCTCTTTGCTTTATAGATTCTTCCATATGTCTTAATTTAACTAAAAGTACAGCAGCTTGAAGGGTATCTAATCTTGAGTTATATCCTAAATGATCGTAGTGATATTTCTTAGTAGCACCATGTACTCTATATGACCTTGCAAGTTCAGCTAAATTATCATCATTTGTTACGATCATACCACCATCACCATATCCACCTAAGGTTTTTGTAGGGAAGAATGAAAATATACCCATATCACCTATAGTACCAGAATGTTTATAATCACTACCATTTCCTTTCCACCTCATACCAAAAGCTTCAGCGGCATCTTCTAAGACTCTTAAATTATGTTTTTTAGCTATTTCCATAATTTTATCCATGTCTGATATTTGGGAGAATAGATGAATTGGTAATATACCTACAGTATTTTCAGTTATTTTTTCTTCAATTTGATTTACATCTAAATTGAAAGTTTCTGGGTCTATGTCTACAAATACAGGTTTCCCTTTATGTCTAGAAATACATGAAGTTGAAGCTAAGAAGGTAAATGGAGAAGTTATTACTTCTTTTCCATCTTTAAACCCTAGAATATCAGAAGATAATATAAGGGCATCAGTACCAGAAGCCACGCCTATAGCATGCTTTGCACCAGTGAATTCTTGTATTGCTTTTTCAAATTCTTTAACTTCAGGTCCTAGAGTTGAAACTCCTCTTTCAATAACATTAAATATGGCTTTAGTAAATTCTTCTTTTTTATTTTCGTACTCTCTTAAAGATGTATAAAAATTAACTTTCATTCTGCACTATCCTTTCTTAATCTTATAGTATAATAATTAATTTTATAAAAGCTTTTTTACACAAGATACAAGTTCAGTTGCTATACTCTCTGCATCTTTTAGTGAAAGCATTGAGTAAACAGGCATAGAAATTTCATTTGCGTATTGGTTATATGCATTAGGATAATCTTCTATATTATATCCTAAATTTTTGTATAGAGTAAGTAGTGGAAGTGGGATAAAGTGGACGTTAGTTGCAATACCCATTTCTGCTAGTTTTTCTATAATTATTCCTCTTTTTTCTTCTGTGAAACCTTTAATTCTTAGAGGATATAAGTGATAAGAGGTTTCTTTAATATCATCCTTCATAAACGGGATTATAGCCCAATCCTCTTTTTCTAATATTCTGTTATAGACTTCGAATATTTCTCTTCTTTTCTTTAAAATATCATCATATCTATCTAGTTGAACAAGACCAATAGCTGCTTGTATGTCTGTCATGTTACATTTAAATCCATCAGTAATAACATCGTATTTCCAAGCACCGGCTTTCATTTTAGATAGGGCATCTTTAGTTTGACCATGTAATGAAGAAACTTTAAATTCTTTATAAAGGTTTTCTTTTCCTAGGAAATTATTATCATTAAAAGTTACGCTTCCACCTTCCGCTGTAGTAAGGTTTTTAACAGCATGATAAGAGAATGTATGGAAGTGAAATTGCCCTCCAACATGCTTTCCCTTATACTTAGCACCAAAAGAGTGAGCAGAGTCAGAAACTAAAATTATATCCTCTCTTCCCATTTCTTTCAACATGTTTTTTATAAGGTCGAAATCTACTGGAACCCCAGCAAAGTCTACTGTGAATATAGCCTTAGTTTTAGGAGTTATAGCTTTCTTAATTTCTTCTTCATCAATTAAAAAACTATCTTTTTTAGTATCAACAAAAATAGGTTTTATGCCTCTATGAACCATAACACTAGCTGTTGCAGTGTAGGTATATGGGGTAGTTATGATTTCATCTCCTGCTTTTAGGTCATATACTTTTAAAATAAGTTCCATGGCTGCTGTTGCACTTGATAGTGCTACGGCATAATTTGCGTCACAATATTTTGCAGCAGTATCTTCAA
The nucleotide sequence above comes from Hathewaya histolytica. Encoded proteins:
- a CDS encoding EAL domain-containing protein; this translates as MEIRKRLPLTIILLIITPLMLLAVISYKNFSKALTKSSIDTIDKVTDIASKQLEDLIVAQKLETKNIADRERVKSVFTENNNEINMRHVTYIFKNAKSLSKDIIDTVLFDKNGVVIINSNKENNNELQSFIKSNKEMLKKDMVITDTNLTGKVRKNSYIISQPVKDRKGNVYGCIANIYNYNSMYNVIKDAKVGESSHITLVHKNGQILGSTNDKKDTLMKNGDITNIKGIEHKIKEIKKNDSEVIGYRAIKDNGLVLILGQSLSEINRPARKIMIIIFILMIIFTLLGMFLAVGCSRVITDPISDLMNTMELATVDNFNIMSTYKGNNEIGRLSSSFNSMIKKLKDSYEELTRVYGKLSVTEEELRAKYIQLKENERNLKVMEEKYRFAVDGSNDAIWEYNINNGDMFFSSKWKEIVLKEIVFAETFPVILEQIVFKEDLKAAIENYNQCINNDGISFNQEFRSKEKKDRWILIRGTIQKDEKGNPIKISGTATDITYRKRDEERIKFLAYYDTLTNIPNRAYFLDNIDKILSDTIKAKGQGAMLFIGLDNFKKINDNLGHSVGDILLKKISKSLKTIVRNKGTVCRYGGDEFLIILNSIMNKEDVKIFSQEILDTLNGKFLVGNRYIYFSVSVGVALFPADGLKGTILLKNADTAMHRAKELGKNRCEFYDVLMSIELKRKSTIEHMLREALKNNGFIIHYQPKVHFKTGEIHGFEALLRLKDNEEGMISPKEFIPIAEETGLIIPMGYWVISEICKQNKLWRDKGLSYEKISVNISPKQLEHKRFLSNVRDIINNSGVAPKDLDFEITENILVEEKEIKISILKEIQNMGISISLDDFGTGYCSLNYLKTFPVNTIKIDKSFIDDICIDKIKEYIIDGVIVVAKNMNLDIVVEGVETKDQYEILKKKSCDLVQGYLFSKPIPNYVAEEYLYNGIYIAE
- a CDS encoding Lon protease family protein produces the protein MNNSIKEISYKNLIINFKIPDFKITKEIPPFRGIIGQEQAERSLDMGLQINKKEYNIYISGHSGTGKTSYIINKIENYAKTIKSPLDWCYVFNFEDENTPSALSFPSGEGKQFKLGMENLIDYLYREAPICFSSNTYEQDKNNIISKYEKQILDITDKLNSIARNMDLLIKEDSEEGFVFVPIKDGKELVNEEYNKLNNEEKNNISNNAAELRLISIDTIKQTKILERNMENEILKLDNKMAEKLLGKKFNILKDKYSKNKKVLQYLDHVKDDLIENIQEFLEDNLEKVFIDKESDNARLLENILDHSVLKRYEVNVLVSNNPLNGAPVIFEDSCDYHSLFGKIEYENKMGNLVTDFTHIKAGNIHRANGGFLIINAQDLLNNLDSYEYLKRVLKNEKITIENTRGSLEILPIVSLKTEEIPLNLKIIIIGSELLYSILLNHDEDFEKLFKIKAEFDSELENNEKNIYEILGYINNYVDANDFHHIEKSGIIELLTYGARLAENKNYITSSIGKLLDIIDIANFFAKKDKKEIIEKKHIIEALKENIEMHSITKYKILKMYKENRYLLNTKGSLVGEINGLCVINLGDIEIGMAHKITATTYAGRKGIINIEREAKMSGNIYNKSVMILSGFIGKMLGGDTHLSFNASIVFEQLYSGIEGDSASCAELIALLSSLSNIPIKQNIAITGSINQKGEVQPIGGVNEKIEGFFDICNLNKMNGSNGVIIPKLNVEDLILKDEVLQAIKDGLFHIYPVDTIEDCLSVLCDEDLITSSDESLISLIKQRALSKLNKFNTLLNYK
- a CDS encoding DegT/DnrJ/EryC1/StrS family aminotransferase; protein product: MKKYNIPFSPPDITEREIESVVEVLKSGWITSGPKVKAFEDTAAKYCDANYAVALSSATAAMELILKVYDLKAGDEIITTPYTYTATASVMVHRGIKPIFVDTKKDSFLIDEEEIKKAITPKTKAIFTVDFAGVPVDFDLIKNMLKEMGREDIILVSDSAHSFGAKYKGKHVGGQFHFHTFSYHAVKNLTTAEGGSVTFNDNNFLGKENLYKEFKVSSLHGQTKDALSKMKAGAWKYDVITDGFKCNMTDIQAAIGLVQLDRYDDILKKRREIFEVYNRILEKEDWAIIPFMKDDIKETSYHLYPLRIKGFTEEKRGIIIEKLAEMGIATNVHFIPLPLLTLYKNLGYNIEDYPNAYNQYANEISMPVYSMLSLKDAESIATELVSCVKKLL
- a CDS encoding aminopeptidase P family protein — its product is MNIKERVQELRKLMQEKGIQAYVIPSSDAHQSEYVAPHWKGREWISGFTGSAGTVVVTLDDAGLWTDGRYFIQAEKQLEGSGIKLFKMGQPSVPTIKEWLKSVLKDNDTIGFDGKTVSRTFAEELESTLYKKNIKFNLQWDLLGTLWNDRPSIPEDKIFTLDVKYAGLSRTEKINNVREEMKKLEGNNFLLSSLDDIAWLFNIRGNDVPCNPVIISYALISLDEAILFVNGKKVPENVRKELECDGILIKEYEEVENYLNRLKSGDSVIYDPTKTNMWLFNSIKEEAGKVEAQNITTKMKGIKSEVELENMRIAHIKDGVAMVKFLYWLDNNLGKERITEISATNKLEEFRKEGEDFKGISFGTIAGYKEHAAMMHYSATEDSDYELEKRGMFLVDSGGQYLEGTTDITRTMVLGELTQEEKRDFTLVLKGVINLSMAKFLYGVTGTNLDVLARRPLWEYGIDYKCGTGHGVGFFLNVHEGPHAIRVNHVPTVFEEGMVVTNEPGVYKEGKHGIRLENILVVKKDESTESGQFMKFETITFCPMHLDGVVVELLSPEERTWLNNYHAEVYEKLSPYLDEEHRAWLKYQTRAI
- a CDS encoding DegT/DnrJ/EryC1/StrS family aminotransferase, whose product is MKVNFYTSLREYENKKEEFTKAIFNVIERGVSTLGPEVKEFEKAIQEFTGAKHAIGVASGTDALILSSDILGFKDGKEVITSPFTFLASTSCISRHKGKPVFVDIDPETFNLDVNQIEEKITENTVGILPIHLFSQISDMDKIMEIAKKHNLRVLEDAAEAFGMRWKGNGSDYKHSGTIGDMGIFSFFPTKTLGGYGDGGMIVTNDDNLAELARSYRVHGATKKYHYDHLGYNSRLDTLQAAVLLVKLRHMEESIKQREVIASWYIDRLKDIPEVTLPVIKGDQKPVYYVFNILAEKRDELAEYLKQNEVQFSIYYPKPLHLQKCFEYLGYKKGDFPVAERTCENILALPIYPEITEDEVDFVCKKIREFYKK